One genomic region from Thermoleptolyngbya sichuanensis A183 encodes:
- a CDS encoding Eco57I restriction-modification methylase domain-containing protein has translation MLQSRQSDELRQSDARGAYAVDDLPSGAIPVEVASQIAPHSLQGTSDLETWAARSYRRLLDILGDSRRDCFANHQPTQPADHAHARMLLLALLCIPLYQQRKLLAVHWLSLKPDEFALDQLLTAANHQHGLAFPVAALPSLSTEANAALLALLRSLFLCAPYPVARLGQLYEQCLAWAPSPGQCAPRAAPKADGRKARGIYYTPEPLVNYCVSQTLGQLLSDPTQKLLRVPRILDPAAGGGAFLLASYDALLRWVAGWPANSASVDGATVPPCTQRTPIAPIDCPDRPDRPDYPVDCPVDCPVDWHTRQQVLLDCIYGVDVDETAIALTRLSLQLKLLEGQPPPGFVLPDLTQNLVCADALLGLDWATAFPSAAQAGGFDGVLGNPPYIDAAQMSLETPDWRRACTERYGCARGNWDLFCVFIERSLELCRPGGMTSLVVPNKLRSAGYAATARSLLAENCQLVALRDYAQVAVFRAAVYPLVYVARRGKPEKPGLGSPGQDSIFASAPVPYEPVPYEPVTQELVTQKPVTQEPVPYEPVPYEVMETLTEVGRRQWLHAKGEAWWLGDSQQAGSLMARLQQFPTLGQIASVRGAATVAEAYDLQRWICNHPTPAPSDLRLVNSGTIDPYRLRWGDRPLRYLGDRYLHPILPAQHLCQLSPQRQRQATQPKLIVAGMTRRLECALDESGGVLAGKSTSIIQAPNPSSPLANPLATCPDLLWLLLAILNSSLIHWYFVQRHGGNALQGGYLRVGPPQLHQIPIALGEKSDRPGLQQVLIDLAKQRHHCGISQDLRAIREAVPAEIAQLDAQIDAAVYALYDLSAPEIAEIHAEARPQTSGLAD, from the coding sequence ATGCTTCAATCGCGCCAGTCGGATGAATTGCGCCAGTCGGATGCCCGTGGAGCCTATGCGGTAGATGATTTGCCCAGTGGAGCGATTCCCGTAGAGGTCGCTTCGCAAATCGCCCCTCATTCTCTGCAAGGCACAAGCGACCTGGAAACCTGGGCAGCGCGGAGCTATCGGCGGTTGCTGGACATCCTGGGCGATTCCCGTAGGGATTGCTTTGCGAATCACCAACCCACTCAGCCCGCCGACCACGCCCACGCTCGGATGCTGCTGCTGGCGCTGCTGTGCATCCCGCTCTATCAGCAGCGCAAACTGCTGGCAGTACATTGGCTATCCCTCAAACCCGATGAGTTTGCGCTAGATCAACTTTTGACCGCTGCCAATCATCAGCACGGGCTGGCGTTTCCGGTGGCGGCCCTGCCTTCCTTGTCGACCGAGGCGAATGCGGCCCTGCTTGCGCTGTTGCGATCGCTCTTTCTCTGCGCTCCCTACCCGGTGGCGCGGCTGGGGCAACTGTATGAGCAGTGCCTCGCCTGGGCCCCGTCACCCGGACAATGTGCGCCGAGGGCTGCCCCAAAAGCAGACGGCCGCAAAGCACGGGGAATTTACTACACGCCGGAGCCGCTGGTGAACTACTGCGTTTCGCAAACCCTGGGGCAGTTGTTGAGCGACCCTACCCAAAAGCTGCTGAGGGTTCCGCGCATCCTTGATCCGGCGGCGGGGGGAGGGGCATTTTTGCTGGCAAGCTATGATGCGCTGCTGCGGTGGGTGGCGGGTTGGCCTGCGAATTCGGCGAGTGTGGACGGGGCAACTGTCCCCCCCTGTACCCAGCGGACCCCAATCGCCCCAATAGATTGTCCAGATCGCCCAGATCGCCCAGATTACCCAGTGGATTGCCCAGTAGATTGCCCAGTAGATTGGCACACTCGTCAGCAAGTGCTGCTCGACTGTATTTATGGGGTGGATGTGGATGAAACGGCGATCGCCCTCACCCGTCTCTCGCTCCAGCTCAAGCTGTTGGAGGGCCAGCCGCCACCGGGATTTGTGCTACCCGACCTGACGCAAAATCTAGTTTGTGCCGACGCGCTGCTGGGTCTGGACTGGGCCACCGCCTTTCCATCAGCCGCACAGGCAGGCGGGTTTGACGGGGTATTGGGCAACCCGCCCTATATCGACGCTGCCCAGATGAGTCTGGAAACCCCCGACTGGCGACGTGCCTGCACCGAGCGCTATGGCTGCGCCAGGGGCAACTGGGACTTGTTTTGCGTATTTATCGAGCGATCGCTGGAGTTGTGTCGTCCAGGTGGAATGACGAGTCTGGTGGTGCCTAACAAGCTGCGCTCGGCGGGGTATGCTGCCACAGCGCGATCGCTCTTAGCAGAGAACTGTCAGCTTGTGGCGCTGCGGGACTATGCCCAGGTGGCGGTGTTTCGGGCGGCGGTCTATCCGCTGGTGTATGTGGCGCGGCGGGGAAAGCCGGAAAAGCCAGGTTTGGGTTCTCCAGGACAGGACTCGATTTTTGCAAGTGCGCCAGTGCCCTATGAGCCAGTGCCCTATGAGCCAGTGACCCAAGAGCTAGTGACCCAAAAGCCAGTGACCCAAGAGCCAGTGCCCTATGAACCAGTGCCTTATGAGGTGATGGAAACATTGACAGAGGTGGGACGGCGGCAATGGCTACACGCCAAGGGCGAAGCATGGTGGCTGGGCGATTCGCAGCAGGCAGGCAGCCTAATGGCGCGGTTGCAGCAGTTTCCGACGCTGGGGCAAATTGCCAGCGTGCGGGGAGCGGCGACGGTAGCCGAAGCCTATGACCTCCAGCGCTGGATTTGCAATCATCCCACGCCTGCCCCCAGCGACCTGCGCCTGGTCAACAGCGGCACGATCGATCCCTATCGCCTGCGGTGGGGCGATCGCCCGTTGCGCTATTTGGGCGATCGCTACCTGCACCCCATCCTGCCTGCACAACACTTGTGCCAACTTTCGCCCCAGCGCCAGCGACAGGCTACCCAACCCAAGCTAATCGTCGCGGGCATGACCCGACGGCTAGAGTGTGCGCTAGATGAGTCTGGGGGCGTGCTGGCGGGAAAATCGACCTCGATTATTCAAGCGCCCAACCCATCCTCCCCTCTAGCCAACCCTCTGGCGACCTGCCCTGATCTGCTGTGGCTGCTGCTGGCGATTCTGAACAGTTCGCTAATCCACTGGTACTTCGTGCAGCGGCATGGCGGCAACGCGCTCCAGGGCGGCTATTTGCGCGTGGGGCCGCCCCAGTTGCACCAGATTCCCATAGCGCTGGGTGAAAAGAGCGATCGCCCTGGGCTACAGCAAGTCCTAATTGACTTGGCGAAACAGCGGCATCACTGCGGAATAAGTCAAGACCTGAGGGCGATTCGCGAAGCGGTTCCTGCGGAAATCGCCCAGCTTGATGCCCAAATCGACGCAGCCGTTTACGCACTCTACGACCTGAGCGCACCTGAGATAGCAGAAATCCACGCAGAAGCTCGCCCGCAGACAAGCGGTTTAGCGGATTAA